A genomic region of Drosophila kikkawai strain 14028-0561.14 chromosome X, DkikHiC1v2, whole genome shotgun sequence contains the following coding sequences:
- the Gr2a gene encoding putative gustatory receptor 2a isoform X1, translating to MDTLKALEPLHRVCQVCNLWHWHLVSPPDTQGLHLQRSRWLELYGWSVLAAATGFTAYGLFQESSIQVAVGGDDTSITSIGHTVDFIQLVGMRVAHMAALLETLWQRRLQRDFYAELGEIDRQLAKALRVDMAGGVLEMRQQTTRRAMWFMWGYALSQSLILGAKHLDPEHRFPMYWIYYLLPLVVCGLRYFQIFTAVQIVRRRLDILLLALQQLQLSQKSAEATTDHPEPEEDCCDPEQAAVERLMAVRVVYQRVWALVALLNRCYGLSMLMQVGNDFLAITSNCYWMFLNFRQSAASALDILQIVASAVWSAPHLANVLVLSLLCDRTAQCATRLALSLHQVSVDLRNDSHNALITQFSLQLLHQRLHFSAAGFFNVDCTLLYTIVGATTTYLIILIQFHMSESSMASGSKGE from the exons ATGGACACGCTGAAAGCACTGGAGCCACTGCATCGCGTCTGTCAAGTGTGCAATCTGTGGCACTGGCACCTGGTTTCACCCCCAGACACGCAGGGTTTACACCTCCAACGATCCCGCTGGCTGGAGCTATACGGCTGGAGTGTGCTGGCGGCAGCCACCGGATTCACTGCCTATGGGCTTTTCCAGGAGAGCAGCATCCAGGTGGCAGTGGGCGGCGACGATACAAGCATCACGAGCATTGGACACACCGTGGACTTTATCCAACTGGTGGGCATGCGGGTGGCTCATATGGCCGCTCTGCTGGAGACCCTGTGGCAGCGGCGATTGCAGCGTGACTTTTACGCCGAGCTGGGTGAGATTGATCGCCAGCTGGCCAAGGCCTTGCGAGTGGACATGGCGGGTGGAGTACTAGAGATGCGCCAACAGACGACACGCCGTGCCATGTGGTTCATGTGGGGCTATGCGCTCAGCCAGAGTTTGATTTTGGGAGCCAAGCACTTGGACCCGGAGCACCGGTTCCCCATGTACTGGATCTACTACCTGCTGCCGTTGGTGGTTTGTGGTTTGCGCTACTTTCAGATCTTCACCGCCGTCCAAATTGTGCGTCGCCGTCTGGACATACTCCTGCTAGccctgcagcagctgcagctgagCCAGAAATCCGCAGAGGCTACGACAGATCATCCAGAGCCAGAGGAGGATTGCTGTGACCCGGAGCAGGCTGCCGTGGAACGTCTGATGGCCGTGCGAGTGGTCTACCAACGGGTCTGGGCCCTGGTGGCTTTGCTAAACAGATGCTACGGCCTCTCCATGCTGATGCAGGTGGGCAACGATTTCCTGGCCATCACCTCCAATTGCTACTGGATGTTTTTGAACTTTCGCCAGTCGGCTGCCTCGGCCCTGGACATTCTGCAGATCGTGGCCAGCGCCGTGTGGTCGGCACCACATTTGGCCAACGTGCTGGTCCTGTCGCTGCTGTGTGACCGAACAGCTCAGTGT GCCACTCGCTTGGCCTTGAGCCTGCACCAGGTGAGCGTGGATCTGCGTAATGATAGCCACAACGCTCTG ATCACCCAGTTctcgctgcagctgctccatcAGCGACTTCACTTCAGTGCCGCCGGTTTCTTCAACGTCGACTGCACGCTTCTTTACACG ATTGTGGGCGCCACCACCACGTACCTGATCATCCTCATTCAGTTCCACATGAGCGAGTCCAGCATGGCCAGCGGATCGAAAGGGGAGTAG
- the Gr2a gene encoding putative gustatory receptor 2a isoform X2 has product MDTLKALEPLHRVCQVCNLWHWHLVSPPDTQGLHLQRSRWLELYGWSVLAAATGFTAYGLFQESSIQVAVGGDDTSITSIGHTVDFIQLVGMRVAHMAALLETLWQRRLQRDFYAELGEIDRQLAKALRVDMAGGVLEMRQQTTRRAMWFMWGYALSQSLILGAKHLDPEHRFPMYWIYYLLPLVVCGLRYFQIFTAVQIVRRRLDILLLALQQLQLSQKSAEATTDHPEPEEDCCDPEQAAVERLMAVRVVYQRVWALVALLNRCYGLSMLMQSAASALDILQIVASAVWSAPHLANVLVLSLLCDRTAQCATRLALSLHQVSVDLRNDSHNALITQFSLQLLHQRLHFSAAGFFNVDCTLLYTIVGATTTYLIILIQFHMSESSMASGSKGE; this is encoded by the exons ATGGACACGCTGAAAGCACTGGAGCCACTGCATCGCGTCTGTCAAGTGTGCAATCTGTGGCACTGGCACCTGGTTTCACCCCCAGACACGCAGGGTTTACACCTCCAACGATCCCGCTGGCTGGAGCTATACGGCTGGAGTGTGCTGGCGGCAGCCACCGGATTCACTGCCTATGGGCTTTTCCAGGAGAGCAGCATCCAGGTGGCAGTGGGCGGCGACGATACAAGCATCACGAGCATTGGACACACCGTGGACTTTATCCAACTGGTGGGCATGCGGGTGGCTCATATGGCCGCTCTGCTGGAGACCCTGTGGCAGCGGCGATTGCAGCGTGACTTTTACGCCGAGCTGGGTGAGATTGATCGCCAGCTGGCCAAGGCCTTGCGAGTGGACATGGCGGGTGGAGTACTAGAGATGCGCCAACAGACGACACGCCGTGCCATGTGGTTCATGTGGGGCTATGCGCTCAGCCAGAGTTTGATTTTGGGAGCCAAGCACTTGGACCCGGAGCACCGGTTCCCCATGTACTGGATCTACTACCTGCTGCCGTTGGTGGTTTGTGGTTTGCGCTACTTTCAGATCTTCACCGCCGTCCAAATTGTGCGTCGCCGTCTGGACATACTCCTGCTAGccctgcagcagctgcagctgagCCAGAAATCCGCAGAGGCTACGACAGATCATCCAGAGCCAGAGGAGGATTGCTGTGACCCGGAGCAGGCTGCCGTGGAACGTCTGATGGCCGTGCGAGTGGTCTACCAACGGGTCTGGGCCCTGGTGGCTTTGCTAAACAGATGCTACGGCCTCTCCATGCTGATGCAG TCGGCTGCCTCGGCCCTGGACATTCTGCAGATCGTGGCCAGCGCCGTGTGGTCGGCACCACATTTGGCCAACGTGCTGGTCCTGTCGCTGCTGTGTGACCGAACAGCTCAGTGT GCCACTCGCTTGGCCTTGAGCCTGCACCAGGTGAGCGTGGATCTGCGTAATGATAGCCACAACGCTCTG ATCACCCAGTTctcgctgcagctgctccatcAGCGACTTCACTTCAGTGCCGCCGGTTTCTTCAACGTCGACTGCACGCTTCTTTACACG ATTGTGGGCGCCACCACCACGTACCTGATCATCCTCATTCAGTTCCACATGAGCGAGTCCAGCATGGCCAGCGGATCGAAAGGGGAGTAG